gaatttaaaatttaataGATAATAAATACTAAAAAAACATAAGGAAATCGAACTTTACCTACAATTTAGTATGACTTTTCTCATTaaaatcaagagaaaaaaaaagggtacaATCCATGTATAGAGTGCATATTTTTCTATTATACATAGAGCATATTTAGGTCAAATATAAAATTGTTTACAGCTTTCACTGATGATTCAATCCCAAAGTGCGAGTACAAGTATTCTTATTCTCCATATGCAAGAAGGGACAATGTTTTCTGTTCAAGAGTGTACCCTAACGCCCCTGGACCCttgggtctatctctctcctcccctttcttGAAATGACTACTTTGTCCCTTTGGAATGATTCTTTTTCGGAGGTAATGGTTGGGTGTTTTTTACCAATGTAGGCTACACTATCGAACAGGAAACATTCtcaagtagggctgtaaacggatcggattcggctcggatagtgctatatccgcatccgcatccgattagctatcagacagattcggatagtgctaaacggatacggatcggatattttatccatttacatgtaaatatagcttttcagatagttatagcctatccgtTTAGTTTTTTGATGGATTCGAATAGTgttaaacagatacggacacgaatacgaaaacggatttcagctattcatttacacccctactctCAAGTAAGAACTATTAAAGAGATGGtcaaacaccaaaaaaataagggacAGGAGGAGGGTGGGGTGGACGTTCAACAATAACAACGCTGCCTTGTCGAGGAGATTATATTAATTTGGTCAACTTAATTAAATGATGAATCACATCAATCCCTAACAAATCCAACTTCGGTCAAGATTAGTTCAACCACAGACATTTTCTGGGGTTAGGAGATGCTACTTCCACTCTCTTTTGGGCTTTTCCATACCAGACTTGACCTTTTCCGTTTACTTTAGGCCCAGACCAGATATCTCTTTCATTTGGAATTATAATAAAGGAtttgtttttaccaaaaaataataataaaggattTGTTGAGATAGAATAATAATAAGGGTTTTTAAGAAAAGTAGGTTAACTtggagagaaacaaaaaaaaaaagaaggtagaTTAGTATtatccaaagaaaaatctaaaaagaattgTAGAGAAAGGTAATGGTGGTATCATCCAGTGAGAACAATTAAAATTCAACTTATTCCAGGGTACGTGATATGTAATAGTAATATAGATTTTAAGACacctaattattatttttatttttgggtaaataagacacctaatttttatttttatttttgggtaaataagACACCTAATTAATACTTTACTAAAAACGCTCTTTTAAACTCCAAGCTGCAGCAACCAAACTAGTGTTTTAAAATTGAGCACTAACACACTAGATAAATCAATGGCAGAAATAACCATTCTCAGCCCACCAATAATTGCGCAGGTCCAGgtatcataaaaattgaaacttaaagaagaaagatttaTTAGGTTAATTAATTGCGATCAAAATATTGTCATTTggcttctcattcttcttctgaGTCAAATGGTCAGTTTCATCGATTACTTAAGGCaacatttggtatgcattcttggaatgtattttGAGTTGATTTTGTCTTCTCGattgataaaaataattatttttattgtttgagaatgcaaaatcgacctagaatgtattccaagaatacaAAGCAAACACAGCTTTACTTGATAGTCTATTTCGTTTCCAAGGTTAACTTTAACAAACTAAAAATTTCTACCAAAACTGCATCAAAGATTTTGAGGCTTGCAGCCATGCATGTTCCCATTGCCCCCAATCGTAATACCTTtctcctttgggttcataactaccctcttaggttttagtattttccataaTTCCTTTATGGATTTCATATTTCTATAATTGGGGCAGCAGGAACATAACTGCAACCCGAGCAATTTAATTAAAGCAACTCAAATAAATAACAAAGGTCTCAGAGTAGTAGTTAGGTTAGCTTTCAACAAGAGAGAGTATTCTAAGCTATCGAAGTGGTTAAGGAATAAGAATAAGCGACAAGTAGCACTACCTTTTTCAAACCAcgtgagttcatttttttttatatccaaAATTCGGACACAGATGTCTAAAGAGCTAAACCTATATAAACAGTACTAGAAGCTGCTGCTGATTATTGTTTCTAGGAgtgcaggagaagaagaagaagaagaaagaataccTTCTCTGTTACGAAATGTGCTTGAGAAACATGAGTTTGATCTTGCAGCTTCTGGGGTTGATACTATTACTTGAGTTCTTTGGATGCAATGCCTCGGCTCATTACACCTTTGTTGTAAGTAATATCACTGCATTTTACCTAGTAAACTTTGTAGATTTTAGAAGATAAGGACCTTAACTGGTTGTAGAGAGATATTGGGATCAAATCGATCTCATCTTTCCcctttggttggatttttttttcttaactttGGGAGGGGATGAAAAACATAATGGGAGGGATCTACACACTGTCCATGTGTATTGGCATCTCCAACGCAAGCCAAGGGGTGTTTCACGATTCATATATAAAAGGGCCCACATAAtcaaagaggagagagtgtgTCAGAGAGTGTCAAATATATATAAcatatcaaaagaaaaacttggCAAGTCCTAAGAAGCTTTTGTTGTTGTAGATTGAAAAAACACCCTACACAAGACTATgtagcacaaagaacattttgaCTGTTAACAGGCAATTTCCGGGGCCGCCGTTGTTTGCTCGTAAAGGAGAAACAGTGATCGTCGATGTTATTAACAAGGCAAACGATAACATCACCATACATTGGTAattctatctatctatctatctatcttgtTAACTTTTGATTATTCAAAGTTAACGGTTTGTTAACCATAAGGTAATTTTCAGGCATGGAGTGAGACAACCCAGAAGCCCATGGTGGGATGGGCCTGCATATGTCACACAATGCCCAATTAAACCTGGCTCCCAGTTCAGGTACAAAGTCATCTTCACCACAGAGGAAGGAACCCTGTGGTGGCATGCCCATGCTGACTGGACTCGGGCCACAGTCCATGGGCCTATCGTCATTTTTCCAAAGGTTGGAAGCACCTATCCCTTCCCCAAGCCTTATGAGGAGATGCCCATCGTCTTAGGTATGGACTATTTCAATCTCATCTTAGCATCCACTGTAACATTCATATTTTACTTCTCCAGTAAGTCCAAAATGTCTGGATTTTTTCGGATTGCAGGAGAATGGTGGAAGAGAGATGTAGCGCAGGTATACCGGCAACTCCTTAGGACAGGAGGAGATCCCAATGTGTCCGATGCTTTCACCATAAATGGCCAACCAGGTGATCTATACCCATGCTCAAAACAAGGTGAAGAACAACTACTGTCTCCCTCTCTTCTTATCTAAAACTCCTCTAGTCTATTGTaaatgggctgggctgggctgggttttggtcattttctacTCATAATGGAAGATATTTAGTATAAGGCCAAGCCCAAAGCTTGGAGAATTTATGGGCTGATCACTCAACGTTAATGGAGGCCCAACATTGTCTAGAATTAAACCATGGTCTAGATTTATGGGTCCTTTAATCTTTACATACTGTTTTGCAGGAACTTTCAGATTGTCAGTACAAGAAGGCAAGACTTATCTACTACGCATAATCAATGCAGGGATGAATGACAACCTCTTCTTTGCCATAGCTCAACACAAACTCACAGTTGTATCTGTAGATGCACGCTACACCAAGCCATTAACAAGAGATTATATAGTGATACCCCCAGGCCAAACCATTGATGCCTTGTTAGTGGCAAACCAATCTCCAAATCACTATTACATGGCTGCAAGAGCTTATTCAAGTGGCCAAGGAGTCATATTTGATAACACAACAACCACAGCAATTCTCCAATACTCTGGTCATCAATACACCCCATCTTCATTCCCTTCCTTCCCTTATCTACCCTTTTACAATGACACAGCATCATCAGTGTCCTTCACAGGTGCTCTTAGGAGCTTAGCAAGTAAAGACCATCCAGCCAAGGTCCCATTAATGGTGGACACTCAATTGATCAGTACAATCTCTGTTAACACATTCCCATGCCGTAGCATCAACAACAGTACATGTCAAGGACCCAATGGGACGAGGTTTGCAGCGAGTATGAACAACATTACTTACAGGAACCCATCAGTTTCCATATTACAAGCATACTACAAAGACATGATCAAGGTGTTTGGTGAATCTTTCCCAAACCGGCCACCTTTGATCTACAATTTTACAGGGGACTTCTTGCCACAACAGCTACAAACACCGATGCGGGGTACTGAAGTAAAGCTACTGGATTATAATTCAACTATGGAAATTGTTTTGCAAGGAACAAACTTGGTTGCAGGGGAAGACCATCCAATGCATCTCCATGGACATAGCTTTTATGTAGTTGGATGGGGCTTTGGGAATTTCGACAAGAACAAGGATCCATTGCGGTATAACCTCATTGATCCTCCTTTCCAAAACACTGCTTTAGTCCCTAAGAAGGGTTGGATTGCAATCAGATTCCGGGCAGATAACCCTGGTAAGTTTCACTAAGCTCATGAATGTTCGAAAGTTTTCGTTACTTGCAATGTTGAAGCTATGTTGTAACAATGTTGGTGATTTCAGGGGTGTGGTTCATGCATTGCCATTTGGAGCGTCACCTAACATGGGGAATGGATACCGTGCTCATAACAAAGAATGGTTTGTCTCCAAGAGCTCAACTAGTGCCTCCACCTGCAGACCTCCCACCATGTTGATCAATCCTTgctatctctttccttctctctttccctttgtaTGTGTGTACTTTGTATTGGCTAAGGTTGAAGTAATATAGGAATTGTGTTTGTAATTATAGCTGCTTCGGTGTTGGTCACAAGATATGGTAGGAAATTTTTCATTTCAGAGTtgagaaatgagatgagaagtaACTGTAACTTCATTTTGAGTGATTACCTTTGGATAAGTCTTCATTTATTTTGCTGTTCAGTTCTGTTTTACAAAAGTTGTAAGGGAAATTATCATCGCCACCCCCTGAGGCATGCCCATATATTAATGCAACTCCACTAAAGTATGCAAAAAATTATCAACCTTAACCCAAATTCTATCGGGTTAAGGGCTGTGAAATGCAATTGAATAAAATACCCTCTACActaaaacatacaaaaacctCTTCCACACCGTTTCTTACTGTTGGACTTCAAATCTGTGAAGGGAAAATAGGGCACCCGACCTCCATCTTCCATCCTTGCGACCAGCACGCCGGAGAACTTGCAAGTGTCCGGCCAAAACTCGAATTATGTCTACTTGCACACATTTTCAGACCTATTCCTTTCCATTCTAGCTCCCTCTTCAGTCCCTCCTGCTGCCATTTATGAACCTCCGTCCTTGATCAGTAATTGGGTTGTTGGATCATCGGAATCATCCAGCACTTGGATCAGTAGATTCGACCTCGGCCAATCTATGTTGCAGACGGCAGCAATGGATGGTTGATAAACCGTATATACAGGCAATCGATGAATCAGACCAAAATTCTATCTTAAACAAAGaagtaaaaagggaaaagaatcaTTGGGCAGGGGGAATTTAGAGAGGCGAAAGCTACCTCTTTCTCGTTGCACATCGGAATCTGACCCAGAACCATGGGGAAGCAGTCGTCTGCATTGCCATCGTTGGATTCAATAATATCACCATCCGtccttttggggggggggggattggctTGATTTTCCTCAATCAGATCCAGAAGCAACCCAAGCATAAAATTTAACGGTCAACACTCTGTACAAGGAAGAGAGCAATATAAACATTGGCGAGGCCTGGAGAGTGGGAACAAGGAACTCCAGCCTGACCATGACCCTTTCAGAatagagagaataaaaaatCCCTGGGACCACCAAGGGCGTGGACAAGAGGCGTTGCAGTTGCAGGTCGGTAGTCCCAAAATGCCAACCCTCGAAGTAGGCGGCAATCTCAAACCCCAACAACAGGAGGGAGAACCACAAGGAGGCCTTGATGAAAGCATAGATTCGCCTCCTAACTCTGGGATTCTCATTCTCGATCTCGTTCCCAATCTCGGAATCGGTCCTTCCCGAAGCCAACCGATGCCTTACAGCAGCAGCGAGACCGAACATTGCAGAAGCGATGGAGGGGAGAGAGCCAATAGCCCTGTGAGCTCTGAGGAGAAGTACTAGAGTGAGTTGTTTGGCGTTCTTCCCTTTAACCTTGTCACTACTATCACTCCTCCCTTCGCCAAGGAGGAAGTTCTCTTTCAGAGACGTCGCCGGCAGTATGTGTGCAAGTGAGTGGAGCAGAGGATGAACGGTTGGTTTGTTCCTTCGACTTGACGGTTGCAGAGGTGAAGGCTTCTTCGTTCGATTGAGAAAGGAGAAGTTGCTTCTCTTGTTTTAATTGGAAGGGTGTAATTGTCTAtcattataattttatttgcgGACATCACCACTTAACAAAGACTATAACTTAACACACTTGACACGTTGGAATCTGGGTTGAAGTTGATATTTTTGTGTATAAGTATATGAGCATATTTTAGGAGGTGGCGATGATAATTTTCCAAGTTGTAACATAATCCATGGAAATGTCTACCACCATCTGAATTTTTTCAGCAGAAATATTGCTATCCCTTTCCTTAAAAAATGTGATTGATTCCATCAATCGAGGGTTAATTGGATTAGAGAGATTCGTGCATTTACATAGTCATTGGAGTTGGTCATTGGTTTCGCAGCTCAGAGATCACCAGATTGGAGAGATTACTCCTTGCAGATTGTCGAAGATGTCAGCTTGATACATACAAGTCgccagagaagaaagaagtgagATGGAAGATGACTTTGGAATGAtggaaggttgaggagatgggtttgggttttgtgaTGTAAGGATAAAAAGGTAGAACTACACTAATGAAGGGTAACATGGTCATTTAAGAACTTTTTGCTTCAACTAAAGGTTCGGACTGAGGTTATTTGTAAGCCCCACCATTGTCTAAGTAAGGGAGGTCTatgtaattgttcaaacaaAGGGGAAACTATTTGTAATTGGACCAAACAATTGGGGAAGTACATGTAAATTAtcctaaaaatatataaaaattcaaaaattcaaaagatcgtataaatgattttttttttttttattttttttagttttaaaaactCTAAATTAAATCGATCAATTGTGAAATAtcaaacaaaatataaatattataaTGGTttgtaaaaatataataaatgggttaaatttcagaaaaataCAGTCACtataaaattaaattatgttaaaataaatatatttttttttatgtatatagGTGATCCCACATCGGTATCGGGATCGACAAGGTGCAAAACAGGTATGGATCGCCGGATATAGGTGATCCCATACCGATACGTACTTAGAACTTAACCATGCCCAGTGGAACGGCATTGCCCACctccctccccttcttctcgAACTTAAGTACCCAACCCGTAAACCCCTGCCGTCCCATCCCCTCATCTCCCTACCCTTCTCtgccttgctctctctctccctgccCTCTCCAATCTCCCCTTGCATGCCCTTGGCTAATCACTCTAATTCTTCTGACTCTGAATTGTCACTTTCATCCATTACTTAGTTGATAGTTTATTTAGTTTCAAAGGTTACCTTTAACAAGCTAAAACTTTTTCTACCGAACTGCTTCAAAGATTTTGAAGAAAGCAACTCCAATAAATAACAAAGTTTTCAGAGTAGTAGTAGGTTAGCTTTAATTAAGAGAGATTAGTCTAAGCTATCGAAGTTGTTAAAGAGTAATAAGAAGAAGCGACAAGCAGCTCTACCTTTTTCATACAGATGTCGAAAGAACTAAACCTATATAAAGAGGCACTAGAAGCTGCTGATCATGCTATCTAGGAGGAGTGCaggagaataggaagaagaagaagaagaaagaatacataaaaaaatGTGGTTGAGAAACATGTGTTTGATCTTGCAGCTTCTTGGGTTGATACTATTACTTGAGCTCTTTGGATGCGATGCCTCGGCTCATTACACCTATGTTGTAAGTAATATCACTTCGTTGTACATAAACTCTAATTTCCTTCTGGTTTGTGTTCATTCATGTGTGTAATAGACCTTAGTAAACTTTATGGGTTTAGAAGATAATTAAGGACTTTAACTGGTTGTAGAGAGATATTGTGATCAAATCTCATCTTCACcttgatttgggttttttcttaTCTTTGGGAGgggatgaaaaataaaattgaggGATCTACACAAGTACTGAAGCTGCCCACGTATATTGGCATCTTCCACGCCAAGCCAAGGGGTGCCTCACAATTCATATATAGGGGGGGCCCACAGggtcaaaaaaacaaaaagtgtcAAACAGTGTCAAGAAGGAGCTAGAGAAGTGTTTATCATGGTTTGAGATATCAAATTGGATCGGTATGTGTCTTCATACCGTTACCTACAAATGACCGATCCCTATTAATGATCGATCCGGCAAGGTATTCCTAGATCGCTCCTTAAATCAGTCTACGCGTTGGATTGGATCGATCCGATActtattattttcttaatttttttttattttgacatattctTATcgatttttagtattttattatatttttgccTGATAAAAAACCGATCCAATAAAACTAGGCGTTAGGGGTTCATTTATAGCCGATTTAGGCTGATTTTGACTTATCTGGATTGATATTGACTTTGACCGATACCTGGATTACGAACCTTGATGTAGCATATATATAAATTCCCAAATATAAGATATCAAAAGATCGAGAAACTCCTAAGAAGCTTTTGTAGTTGTAGATTGAAAAAACCACCCTACACAAGACTGTGTAGCACAAAGAACATCCTGACTGTTAACGGACAATATCCGGGGCCGCCGGTGTATACTCGTAAAGGAGAAACAGTGATCGTCGATGTTATTAACGAGGCAAACGAAAACATCACCATACACTGGTAAGTAattctatctatctatctatccatCTTGTTAAGTTTTGATTATTCAAAGTTCAGGTTTGTTAACCATAAGGTATTTTTCAGGCATGGAGTGAGACAACTCAGAAGCTCATGGTAGGATGGGCCTGAATTTGTCACACAGTGCGCAATTAAACCTGGAACCCAGTTCAGGTACAATGTCTTGTTCTCCGAAGAGGAAGGAACCTTCTGGTGGCATGCCCATGCTGAATGGAATCGGGCCACGATCCATGGGCCTATCTTCATTTTTCCTAAGCTTGGAACCACCTATCCCTTCCCCAAGCCCAGTGAGGAAGTGCCCATCATCTTGGGTATGGACTATTTCAATCTCGTCTTAGCACCCTGCACTGTAACAGTTATATTTTCCTTCTCTAGTAAGTCTAAAATGTCGGGATTTTTTTGGATTTCAGGAGAATGGTGGAAGAGTGATGTAGCGAAGGTATACCGGGACCTCTTCCGGACTCGAGGACTGCCCAATGTGTCCGATGCTTTAACCATTAATGGCCCACCAGGTGATCTATACCCATGCTCAAAACAAGGTGAAGAGGAACAACTTACTTACTCTTTTTATCTAAATGGGCTTAGGTCCTTTTCTACCTATAATAGGATAATTTATGGGTTGATGATCCCTCAATGTTAATGGAGGCCCAACCTTGCCTTAGGACCTTACAATGTCATAGTCTATGTGAAACATGAAAAacatttatttccttttttttttttttgcagttcTTACAggtagttcttcttcttatgggTCCTTCAATCTTTAAATCTGTTTGCAGGAACT
The sequence above is a segment of the Telopea speciosissima isolate NSW1024214 ecotype Mountain lineage chromosome 7, Tspe_v1, whole genome shotgun sequence genome. Coding sequences within it:
- the LOC122669276 gene encoding laccase-15-like; protein product: MCLRNMSLILQLLGLILLLEFFGCNASAHYTFVIEKTPYTRLCSTKNILTVNRQFPGPPLFARKGETVIVDVINKANDNITIHWHGVRQPRSPWWDGPAYVTQCPIKPGSQFRYKVIFTTEEGTLWWHAHADWTRATVHGPIVIFPKVGSTYPFPKPYEEMPIVLGEWWKRDVAQVYRQLLRTGGDPNVSDAFTINGQPGDLYPCSKQGTFRLSVQEGKTYLLRIINAGMNDNLFFAIAQHKLTVVSVDARYTKPLTRDYIVIPPGQTIDALLVANQSPNHYYMAARAYSSGQGVIFDNTTTTAILQYSGHQYTPSSFPSFPYLPFYNDTASSVSFTGALRSLASKDHPAKVPLMVDTQLISTISVNTFPCRSINNSTCQGPNGTRFAASMNNITYRNPSVSILQAYYKDMIKVFGESFPNRPPLIYNFTGDFLPQQLQTPMRGTEVKLLDYNSTMEIVLQGTNLVAGEDHPMHLHGHSFYVVGWGFGNFDKNKDPLRYNLIDPPFQNTALVPKKGWIAIRFRADNPGVWFMHCHLERHLTWGMDTVLITKNGLSPRAQLVPPPADLPPC